A portion of the Drosophila sechellia strain sech25 chromosome 2R, ASM438219v1, whole genome shotgun sequence genome contains these proteins:
- the LOC116800635 gene encoding kinesin-like protein KIF13A isoform X3, producing the protein MASDKIKVAVRVRPFNRREIELDTKCIVEMEKQQTILQNPPPLEKIERKQPKTFAFDHCFYSLNPEDENFASQETVFDCVGRGILDNAFQGYNACIFAYGQTGSGKSYTMMGTQESKGIIPRLCDQLFSAIANKSTPELMYKVEVSYMEIYNEKVHDLLDPKPNKQSLKVREHNVMGPYVDGLSQLAVTSYQDIDNLMTEGNKSRTVAATNMNAESSRSHAVFSVVLTQILTDQATGVSGEKVSRMSLVDLAGSERAVKTGAVGDRLKEGSNINKSLTTLGLVISKLADQSNGKKSGNDKFVPYRDSVLTWLLKDNLGGNSRTVMVATISPSADNYEETLSTLRYADRAKRIVNHAVVNEDPNARIIRELRHEVETLRSMLKHATGSPVGDVQDKLAESENLMKQISQTWEEKLVKTERIQNERQQALEKMGISVQASGIKVEKNKYYLVNLNADPSLNELLVYYLKDRTLIGGRSISGQQPDIQLSGLGIQPEHCVITIEDSGLYMEPVQGARCFVNGSAAVEKTPLQNGDRILWGNHHFFRVNSPKSNNTSMCASEPQTPAQLIDYNFARDEIMQNELSNDPIQTAIARLERQHEEDKQVALEKQRQEYERQFQQLRNILSPSTPYAPYAPYDPLRMGKITPNTPTSQMRVEKWAQERDEMFRRSLGQLKTDIMRANSLVQEANFLAEEMEKKTKFSVTLQIPPANLSPNRRRGAFVSEPAILVKRTNSGSQIWTMEKLENKLIDMREMYQEHKERVLNGLPLIEPFSEDEFDDKDEDNAKPQDPFYESQENHNLIGVANIFLEVLFHDVKLDYHTPIISQQGEVAGRLQVEIERIAGQMPQDRMCESVSESSGDSRDEYDDPVDPTFNQITCRVTIKCASGLPLSLSNFVFCQYTFWGHQEMVVPVINAESTAHDQNMVFKFEHTQDFTVTINEEFLEHCIEGALSIEVWGHRSAGFSKTKGWEVEQQQAKARSLVDRWAELSRKIELWVEIHELNDNGEYSPVEVTNRNEVLTGGIYQLRQGQQRRVNVRVKPVQNSGTLPIICQSIVNVAIGSVTVRSRLQRPLDSYQEEDLTVLREKWSEALGRRRQYLDQQIQMLIKKEEKNEQERERELSLVHQWVSLTEERNAVLVPAPGSGIPGAPASWEPPSGMEPHVPVLFLNLNGDDLSAQNTNDELSIAGINSILSKEHGHKFYTLQILQHLDKDVCCVASWDSSMHDSQALNRVTEANERVYLILRTTVRLSHPAPMDLVLRKRLSINIKKGQTLTDRLKKFRLVRGENAIWQSGVTYEVVSNIPKASEELEDRESLAQLAASGDDCSASDGETYIEKYTRGVSAVESILTLDRLRQNVAVKELETAHGQPLSMRKTVSVPNFSQAVKDTTNTGSIMRFDASMESLLNVGRSESFADLNNSALGNKFTPAGHSSAGAGGVIRSRHSFGGKGSSDDSPGKAFGIARPTFLNLNLNLNTLRIAPTKPSPATSKLLGMRMTTLHEEPLGGHRSLDEEPEDSYSDSEYAAEYEQERQQNKSMATRSRLTASKTMDSFMDVSSHSNQSYLSYTSSANANMKHLTGLATLSMSSSTSSGYGSQAVSCNNLSNEDIASMRSMSIDETPDFDRVNSNSPPNRQARVNPFLKDMPKAKIQEKPEPQAKKLQEAFTHPLEQLESRENAQSDDDECAQLPKNNNNNEDLVNEPKQLPGQTELEEAMSQPESQTEFATDNQNGNRSSDELSHSSEDLLEGDGIVREELPAGKVVRRKKSNTQPPSNGNIAHNNNNSTSQAPRINHRASLAKMEGLAAYLDSSIMTSSTEVDEESKDVELVLPEWIVVGESVLIRPYNTSGVIRFVGTTEFQPGAWIGVELDTPTGKNDGSVKGVQYFQCKPKHGMFVRSDKLMLDKRGKAMRAYKAAEKSNSISKEMSTSMTGSMTRSKSRGDSLNLSARK; encoded by the exons AAATCGAACTAGATACGAAATGTAtcgtggaaatggaaaaacagCAGACGATACTGCAGAATCCGCCACCACTGGAAAAAATAGAGAG AAAACAACCAAAGACATTCGCATTCGATCACTGCTTTTACTCATTGAACCCCGAGGACGAGAACTTTGCGTCCCAGGAGACAGTGTTCGATTGCGTGGGACGTGGAATTCTGGATAATGCATTCCAGGGCTATAATGCGTGCATATTCGCTTACGGCCAGACAG GTTCTGGCAAGTCCTACACGATGATGGGCACCCAGGAGAGCAAGGGTATCATTCCACGTCTGTGTGACCAACTCTTCTCGGCCATAGCAAACAAATCGACACCCGAGCTTATGTACAAGGTGGAGGTGTCCTACATGGAGATCTATAACGAGAAGGTCCACGATCTGCTCGATCCCAAGCCGAACAAACAGTCGCTTAAGGTACGCGAGCATAATGTAATGGGGCCGTATGTGGACGGACTGTCGCAGCTGGCTGTGACATCCTATCAGGACATCGACAACCTCATGACCGAAGGCAACAAGTCACGAACTGTGGCCGCCACCAATATGAACGCCGAGTCGTCGCGCTCCCACGCCGTCTTCTCAGTGGTCCTCACTCAGATACTCACGGATCAGGCGACGGGAGTGAGCGGCGAGAAGGTGTCCCGCATGTCCCTGGTGGATTTGGCTGGCTCCGAGCGGGCTGTGAAAACGGGAGCTGTTGGCGATCGTCTGAAGGAAGGCTCCAACATCAACAA ATCTCTGACCACACTGGGCCTGGTCATCTCCAAGTTGGCCGATCAATCCAATGGCAAGAAGAGTGGTAACGACAAATTCGTTCCCTACCGCGATTCCGTGCTCACCTGGCTGCTGAAAGACAATTTGGGTGGTAACTCCAGGACTGTTATGGTAGCAACAATCTCGCCGTCGGCAGATAACTACGAGGAGACGCTTTCCACACTGCGTTATGCAGATCGAGCCAAGCGCATTGTCAACCATGCTGTTGTTAACGAAGATCCCAATGCCCGCATCATTCGTGAGCTGCGGCACGAGGTGGAGACCCTTAGAAGTATGCTGAAACACGCTACTGGCTCACCCGTGGGCGATGTCCAGGATAAGCTGGCTGAGAGCGAGAACCTAATGAAACAGATTTCGCAGACTTGGGAGGAGAAGCTGGTTAAGACGGAACGCATTCAGAACGAACGGCAGCAGGCTCTAGAGAAAATGGGCATTAGTGTACAGGCCAGTGGCATCAAGGTAGAGAAGAACAAGTACTACTTGGTCAATTTAAATGCCGATCCGTCCCTTAACGAGCTGCTGGTTTACTATCTGAAG GATCGCACACTGATTGGCGGACGCAGTATCAGTGGCCAGCAGCCGGATATACAACTTTCCGGTCTCGGAATCCAGCCCGAGCACTGTGTGATCACAATCGAGGATAGTGGACTGTACATGGAGCCAGTGCAGGGAGCGCGCTGCTTTGTGAACGGATCTGCTGCTGTCGAAAAGACACCACTCCAGAACGGCGACCGTATCCTGTGGGGCAACCACCACTTTTTCCGTGTCAACTCGCCGAAGAGCAATAACACTAGTATGTGCGCCTCGGAGCCCCAGACGCCGGCGCAACTGATTGATTACAATTTCGCACGCGATGAGATTATGCAGAACGAACTGAGCAACGACCCTATCCAGACGGCCATTGCTCGGCTGGAACGTCAGCACGAGGAAGATAAGCAGGTGGCGCTTGAAAAACAACGGCAGGAGTACGAGCGTCAGTTCCAGCAGCTACGCAATATTCTGTCGCCTAGTACTCCATATGCACCTTATGCTCCTTACGATCCACTGCGCATGGGCAAGATTACCCCAAATACTCCTACTTCGCAGATGCGAGTGGAAAAGTGGGCTCAG GAACGCGATGAGATGTTTCGTCGCAGTTTGGGTCAGCTTAAAACGGATATTATGCGTGCGAATTCCCTGGTCCAGGAGGCCAACTTTCTGGCTGAGGAGATGGAGAAGAAAACCAAGTTTTCAGTCACTCTGCAGATTCCGCCAGCCAATCTGAGCCCTAACAGAAGGCGTGGGGCATTTGTCAGCGAACCCGCCATTCTGGTGAAGCGCACAAACTCCGGTAGCCAGATCTGGACGATGGAGAAGCTGGAAAACAAGCTGATAGACATGCGCGAGATGTACCAGGAGCACAAGGAGCGCGTTCTGAACGGACTG CCCCTTATAGAGCCATTCTCAGAAGACGAGTTTGATGACAAG GACGAGGATAATGCCAAGCCACAGGATCCATTTTACGAGTCGCAAGAGAACCACAATCTCATTGGCGTGGCGAATATATTCCTGGAGGTTCTGTTTCATGACGTCAAGCTGGACTACCACACGCCTATCATTAGCCAGCAAGGCGAGGTAGCGGGACGGCTTCAGGTCGAGATCGAGCGGATTGCCGGCCAGATGCCACAGGACCGCATGTGCGAGTCAGTCTCAGAATCCTCTGGCGATTCACGGGATGAGTACGATGACCCTGTGGATCCCACATTCAATCAGATTACCTGCCGTGTGACGATCAAGTGCGCCAGTGGACTGCCATTGTCGCTTTCCAACTTTGTCTTTTGCCAGTACACTTTTTGGGGTCACCAAGAGATGGTTGTTCCGGTTATCAATGCTGAATCAACTGCGCACGACCAGAACATGGTGTTTAAGTTTGAACACACCCAGGACTTCACGGTTACAATAAACGAAGAGTTTTTGGAGCACTGCATAGAAGGAGCTCTGTCCATCGAGGTGTGGGGCCATCGCAGCGCCGGCTTCTCCAAGACAAAGGGCTGGGAAGTGGAACAGCAGCAAGCCAAGGCCCGTTCCCTGGTCGATCGTTGGGCGGAACTCTCGCGGAAGATCGAGCTTTGGGTGGAGATTCACGAGCTTAATGACAACGGCGAGTATTCGCCAGTGGAGGTTACCAATCGCAACGAGGTCTTGACCGGTGGCATTTACCAGTTACGTCAGGGTCAGCAGCGGCGGGTGAATGTACGGGTGAAGCCGGTGCAGAACTCTGGCACCTTGCCCATTATCTGCCAGTCAATTGTGAACGTTGCCATTGGCAGTGTGACAGTGCGATCTCGGCTGCAGCGACCACTGGATTCTTACCAGGAGGAAGATCTCACCGTGCTGCGCGAGAAGTGGAGCGAAGCACTGGGACGAAGGCGACAATACCTTGACCAACAAATCCAGATGCTTATAAAGAAGGAGGAGAAGAACGAACAGGAGCGCGAGAGGGAGCTAAGCTTGGTTCATCAGTGGGTCTCGTTGACGGAGGAGCGCAACGCTGTATTGGTGCCAGCTCCTGGCTCGGGCATTCCGGGAGCACCTGCCTCATGGGAGCCACCGTCCGGAATGGAGCCACATGTGCCCGTCCTCTTCCTCAACCTGAACGGTGACGATCTGTCGGCACAAAACACCAACGACGAGCTCTCCATCGCCGGCATCAATTCCATTCTGTCCAAGGAGCATGGACATAAGTTCTACACGCTGCAAATTCTGCAGCACCTAGATAAAGATGTGTGCTGTGTGGCCAGCTGGGACTCTTCGATGCACGACAGTCAGGCCCTGAACCGTGTCACAGAGGCCAATGAGCGGGTCTATCTTATTCTGCGCACCACGGTACGCCTCTCGCACCCAGCACCTATGGATCTCGTGCTCCGCAAGCGACTAAGCATAAACATCAAGAAGGGACAGACGCTAACCGACCGCCTGAAGAAATTCCGACTTGTGCGGGGAGAGAACGCCATCTGGCAGAGCGGCGTCACCTATGAGGTGGTCTCTAACATTCCAAAGGCCTCCGAGGAGTTGGAGGACCGCGAGTCCCTTGCGCAGTTGGCTGCCAGTGGAGACGATTGCTCCGCAAGTGACGGCGAAACCTACATAG AAAAATATACGCGCGGTGTTTCGGCGGTGGAGAGCATACTGACTTTGGATCGACTGCGGCAGAATGTGGCGGTCAAGGAGCTGGAAACGGCTCATGGACAGCCGCTCAGCATGCGCAAGACCGTCAGCGTGCCGAACTTCTCACAG GCGGTCAAAGACACCACCAATACCGGGAGT ATTATGCGCTTCGATGCATCGATGGAGTCGCTGCTGAATGTGGGACGATCCGAGTCCTTTGCCGATCTCAATAACAGCGCTTTGGGCAACAAGTTTACTCCAG CAGGCCATAGTTCAGCAGGAGCTGGCGGAGTCATCCGAAGTCGCCACAGCTTTGGAGGCAAAGGAAGCAGCGATGATTCTCCCGGAAAAGCCTTTGGCATTG CGCGTCCAACATTTTTGAATCTCAATTTGAACTTGAACACTTTGAGAATTGCGCCAACGAAAC CTTCGCCAGCTACTAGTAAGCTGCTGGGCATGCGCATGACCACGTTGCACGAGGAGCCACTGGGTGGACACAGATCTCTCGACGAAGAGCCTGAGGACAGCTACAGCGACTCGGAATATGCTGCCGAATACGAACAGGAGCGGCAGCAAAATAAAAGCATGGCCACGCGATCCCGCCTCACGGCTTCCAAGACCATGGACTCATTCATGGACGTCAGCAGCCATTCGAACCAGAGCTACTTGAGCTACACGTCCAGTGCCAACGCTAACATGAAGCACCTGACCGGCCTGGCGACGCTGAGCATGAGCTCATCCACCAGCAGTGGCTACGGTTCCCAGGCAGTCTCCTGCAATAATCTCAGCAACGAGGATATTGCTTCAATGCGTTCCATGAGCATTGATGAGACACCAG ATTTCGATCGAGTCAACTCGAATTCGCCACCGAATCGGCAGGCACGAGTTAACCCCTTCCTCAAGGACATGCCCAAAGCTAAAATACAAGAGAAACCGGAGCCGCAGGCTAAGAAACTGCAGGAAGCATTCACGCATCCGTTGGAGCAGCTGGAGTCCAGGGAAAACGCACAAAGCGACGATGATGAATGCGCGCAACTGCCaaagaataataacaacaacgaGGACTTGGTAAACGAACCGAAGCAACTTCCAGGTCAAACGGAGCTGGAGGAAGCTATGTCGCAACCTGAATCACAAACGGAGTTTGCCACAGACAATCAGAACGGCAACAGGTCCTCCGACGAGTTAAGCCACAGTTCCGAGGATCTGCTCGAAGGCGATGGCATCGTCCGGGAAGAGTTGCCCGCTGGAAAGGTGGTGCGGCGAAAGAAGTCCAACACGCAGCCCCCGAGCAATGGCAACATCGCacataacaataacaacagcacAAGCCAGGCACCGCGCATCAATCATCGGGCATCGTTGGCCAAAATGGAGGGTCTAGCCGCATACTTGGACTCTAGCATTATGACTAGCAGCACAGAAGTTGATG AGGAGAGCAAGGATGTGGAATTGGTTCTGCCCGAGTGGATTGTGGTGGGAGAGTCAGTGTTAATTCGACCCTATAACACCAGCGGCGTCATTCGCTTTGTGGGCACCACGGAATTCCAACCCGGTGCCTGGATTGGCGTTGAATTGGACACACCAACGGGCAAAAACGACGGCAGCGTGAAGGGCGTTCAGTATTTCCAGTGCAAGCCCAAGCACGGCATGTTTGTGCGCTCCGACAAGCTGATGCTGGACAAGCGTGGCAAGGCGATGCGAGCCTACAAGGCCGCCGAGAAgagcaacagcatcagcaaAG AGATGAGTACCTCGATGACTGGCTCGATGACACGCTCCAAGAGCCGCGGCGATTCGCTAAATCTTTCAGCGCGTAAATGA